A region of the Acidobacteriota bacterium genome:
CCCCGCGCCGACGGTCGCGACGACGGAAAGCGTCGCGGGGTCGATGACGGAGAGGGTGTCCGAGGATTGGTTCGCCACCCAGATGCGCTCCCCGTTCGGCGAGACGGCGATGCCGGAAGGCTCGCGCCCCACCGGGATGCGCGTCAGGAGGAGGAGCGATGCCGCGTCGACGACGTCCACCGAGTTCTCGGCCGCGCAGGCGACGTAGACGCGCGTGCCGTCGGGGTGGATCGCGAGGCTTCGGGGCATGCGGCCGACCGGTATCTCCGCGAGGAGCGTGTCGGTCGCGGCGTCGATCGCCGAGACGGTGTCGGCGTCGGGGTTCACGACCCAGACCCGCGTCCCCGCGGCGTTGACGGCGATGGCGGAGCTTCGGGCCTGGACGGCCCAGAGCGAGGACAGCGCGGTGAGCAAAACGACGAACGACGTCGTGAGGTATCTCATCTTTCCCCAGTAGAAGATGGCGCCTCCAAGCGGCGGCCGGACGGTCTGATTTCGGTCGCAACTATACGACGTTGGCCACCTCGGGGCACGCCTATATATATGTAGGGGCCGCAGGGGGAAGGGGTGGATTTACCCCGGCTCCTGGAATCCGTAGGCGACCACGACGCGCTCCTTGATCTTCTCCGGCTGGCCGAATCCGGTGAAGTTCTCGTAGCGGATCGGAAAGCACTCGAAGTAATTGGTTCTCCCGATCTCGACGCCGGGCGAAGACTCGCGGATGACGCTCATCGCCCGCCGCCCCGCGCCCGAGGTGCCGAGCGTCGCGATCTCGCGGACCCAGTCGAGGACGCCGCCTCCCTCGACGAAGTCGTACGTCAGCGTGAGGGTGCGGTTCACGGGATCGTCCACCACGACGGGATAGGGCCCGGTCTGAATCCCCGCGATCTCGACGCGGGTGTCGGTCAGCAGGTTGTTCGACGACGCGGTGCGGTTGGCGGGAGGGCCCTCCTCGATCTGGACCCGGTTGTCGGGAAGGTGCGTCTGGTGCATCACGTACCGCTTCCCGCCTCCCGCGGCCGGCTCGATGGTCGCCAAGCCGAAGTCGCGGAAATTCCAGCGGAAGATCTCGTTCAGCGCGATGTCGCGGACGATCAGGCTGAAGTCCACTCGGAGGCCCTGGTTGACGAAGTTGTCGTGGACACCCTGGAGGGTGTTCGCCTGCGGCCCGGAGTACTCGAAGACGAAGTCCCCCTCCATGTTCGGCCCCGAGGAGTCGAGCGGTCTCCCGAACCCGTCGAACCCCGAAATCCTCTCGATGTCGAGCGACGGCCCCATCGTGACGAGGACGGTGTCGTCGAACGTGTCGATCACAAGGCGCGCGGAGTTGTCAACGACGCTCGGGAAGGGCTGGCAGGTTCCGGTCTTGCACGTCTCGCCGATCGCGCAGGCGTTGTCGCACGCGCCGCAGTTCGCCGGGTCGGTGTGGCTGTCGACGCACAGGCCCCCGCAAGACATCTGGCCGGCCGGACATCCTCCCTGCGTGCAGACGAGATCCCCGGCCGCGTCGAAGCCGATGACCGCGCGGCCGTTCGGGCACATCTCGCCCGCGAGCCCCGAGGATCCGGCAGGACCGATTGGTCCGCTCGGCCCCGAAGGTCCGGTCGCCCCCACCGGTCCCGGGGGACCTGACGGCCCCGGCGGTCCGACCGCTCCGATCGTCACCTCGATGGAGTCGGTCTGCGTGGCGCCGTGGCCGCGGGTGACGGTGAGCGTGAAAGTGCCGGATCCGATCCCCGCGGGAAGCGCAGCCTCGATCAGCGTGGCATCCCAGTGAAGAATCGGCTGAAGATCCCGACTTCCGAGAGTCACCTGTCCCGTCCGGTCGCCGAACTTCTGTCCGCGGATGACGATTGTGGCGGGCACGCCGCCGGCGATCGTGATCTCGGTGCTCGTGATGACGAGCTGGGGCGGAGGGTTCTTCCCGCCGGGGGCCGCCATCACCGTCGCGACGCCGGCGGCGAGCGCGAGAAGGACGAGCGGAGCGAAGGCTCTTCTGTTCGTCATCGACACGGGGGGTCTCCTTTGATGGTCGCCGGGCCGGGCGCTCGGAACCTTATACCGCGAAGTGGGCCGCGGGGCTACCCTCGTTCCTCGATCCGGACGTGAGTCGACGGAGGGCGCGCATGAGTGAAGCCTGCAAGAGATTCCTCCTGGCCGCGGGGGCGGTCCTCGTCGCCGCTCTCGTGGCCGATATCGGCCTCCGTGTCTTCGATGTCGCGCGGGGGCGGACCGTCAACGCGCGCGCCTACTGGTACTGGCTCTACGAGCAGGATCCGTACCTCGGCTGGCGCGGCGTCCCGCGCGCGCACGCCGTCACCGACCTCGACGACATCCGCCACGACGATGCGGGATTCCGCGACGCGCGCGACGTCGCGGAGCTGGTGCATCGGGGAGACGGGAAGCAGCTCGTGGTCTGCGTCGGCGAGTCGAGCACCTACGGCATCTCCGCCGGGTCGAACGACGCGACGTACCCGGCCGCCCTCGAACGCGAGCTTCGATCCGCGGCGGGCGACGACGGGTGGATCGTCCTTAACGCCGGGATGCCGGGGTACACAAGCCACGAGGTCCTCACGCTCATCGACCTCCAGCTCCTCAAGCTGCACCCGGACATCATCGTCGAGATGAACCTCGCGAACGATCACGACTTTATGGCCCTCTACCTCGACGAGGCGACGGATTATGACCACCTCCCCGTGAGACTCGCCCCTCTGTCGCGCTCCGCGACCCGCGATCTCCTCATGCGGTCTTCGCTCGTCGCCTTCATCGCATCGCGGCTCCGATTCGCGCTCGGCGACGATCTCGGCGGCCTCCATGTCGGCGCGCCGCACGACGGCCCGACTTCCCGCGGCCTCAAGCTCTACCGCGACAACCTCGCGATGACGGCGCTCCTCGCGAGGAGATCGGGCGTACGCCTCATGCTCGTGGATCAGCCCATCGAATACTCAAGCCTGCCGGCTCCGGCCGTCGCGAGCCTCGAGACGGTTCGCGGGGCGCTCCGGAATGCCGCGCAGGAGGAAGGGGTCCCGCTCCTCGAGGCACACGCCGGCTTCGACTGGAGAGGGCTCAGCGTCCATCAGCTCGTGCACCTCGGCCGGCCCGGCTACGAGCGTCTGGCGAAGCGCCTCGCGCCGCAGATCCTGGCTGCGGCCGGCATTCCGGATCTCCACGCCCGGGACGCCGGACGGTAAACTCCCTCCCGCTCGACCCGCCACATCCCACCACCGGAGGCCGTCATGATCCGAACGCCGTCCCCGCGAACCGCCGCCTCGATCGCCCTCGCCCTCGTCGCGCCGATCGCCCTTCTGCTGGCACCGTCGCCCGCCCGCGCCGCGGCGATCCCCACCCCGAGCGAGTTCCTCAAGCTCGACATCGGGGCCGACAGGGTCCTCGCCGACTACCGGCAGATCCGCTCGTACTTCGCGGAGCTGGATCGCCTGTCGGAGCGCGTGAAGGTGCTGGAGCTGGGGAAGACGACGCTCGGCGAGCCGATGATCATGGCGGTGATCACGAGCGAGGCGAACATGGCGAACCTCGAAAAGCTCAAGGAGAGCGCGCGGAAGCTCGCCGATCCGAGAGGCCTCACCGACGCGCAGGTGGACGCCCTCGTCCGCGAGGGGAAGACGATGCTCCTCATCACCTGCAACATTCACTCGACCGAGATCGGATCGACGCAGATGGCGATGGAGTGGGCGCACGCCCTCGCCACGGGAGACGACGCCGAGACGAAGCGGCGTCTCTCCGAGGTCGTCCTCCTCCTCGTGCCGTCGCTGAACCCCGACGGCCAGATCATGGAGACCGAGTGGTACCGGAAGTACCTCGGCACGAAGTACGAGGGGGGCCGGATGCCGTGGCTCTACCATCACTACACGGGCCACGACGACAACCGCGACTGGTTCATGCTGACGCAGGCCGAGACGAAGGCGATGTCGCGCGCCGTCTACCACGAATGGTTCCCGCAGGTCTGGCTCGACGAGCACCAGATGGGATCGACGGGGCCGCGCATCTTCGTCCCCCCGTACTCAGAGCCGGTGTCCGACGCGATCCATCCGCTGATCTGGCGCGAGGTGAACCTCTTCGGCGCCCTGATGGCGTGGCGGCTCGAGCAGAAGAACAAGAGCGGCGTGATCTACGGCTACGCCTTCGACGCCTACTGGCCCGGCGGCACGAAGAACACCGCGTGGTTCAAGAACGTCTCGGGGCTCCTGACCGAGGTGGCCTCCGCGCGCCTCGCGTCGCCGATGTTCGTGGAGCCGAACGAGCTGGCCGGCGGTAGGAAGGGGCTCGTCGACTACGAGGTCCAGACGAACTTCCCGAACCCGTGGAAGGGAGGGTGGTGGCGCCTCCGCGACATCATGGACTACGAGCGCATCGCCTCCGACGCCCTCCTCGAGGCGAGCGCCAACCGCCGCGCCGACATCCTGAAGGACATGGCGGCGCGCGCCCGCGCGGTGATCGCCGCGGCCGGCCCCGGCGAGGCGATCCGCATCCCGAAGGAGCAGCGCGACGGGGCGACCGCTCTGAAGCTCGGCGCGCTGATGGACGAGCACGGCGTCGAGGTCTTCTCGGCGGAGGGGGGCGATCTGTACGTCCCGCTCGCGCAGCCCTACGGCGGCTTCGCGCGGGAGATGCTCGGGACGCAGCGGTACCCGGAGGTGAAGCTCGTCCCGGGGCAGGACATCGTGCGGC
Encoded here:
- a CDS encoding SGNH/GDSL hydrolase family protein translates to MSEACKRFLLAAGAVLVAALVADIGLRVFDVARGRTVNARAYWYWLYEQDPYLGWRGVPRAHAVTDLDDIRHDDAGFRDARDVAELVHRGDGKQLVVCVGESSTYGISAGSNDATYPAALERELRSAAGDDGWIVLNAGMPGYTSHEVLTLIDLQLLKLHPDIIVEMNLANDHDFMALYLDEATDYDHLPVRLAPLSRSATRDLLMRSSLVAFIASRLRFALGDDLGGLHVGAPHDGPTSRGLKLYRDNLAMTALLARRSGVRLMLVDQPIEYSSLPAPAVASLETVRGALRNAAQEEGVPLLEAHAGFDWRGLSVHQLVHLGRPGYERLAKRLAPQILAAAGIPDLHARDAGR